Proteins found in one Planococcus citri chromosome 2, ihPlaCitr1.1, whole genome shotgun sequence genomic segment:
- the LOC135837046 gene encoding uncharacterized protein LOC135837046 — MHPTCHHLFLSLLFEVLLFRGNFIFALGIFPIDLDQNDDDDNENTTTSSVKSENTLEDPSVFFKSIKPIEDEARSKRSLDGPDIYAKSIRTAIEVSSHVKCPKPLTFFTALDETALVNQTTRSLDVRLINPVTVATMTGGIFGNDLYELHRYQFFWQKCSCNTTHNLDARVYYFNLKYESYEKALDYPDGVVIINFPIATNRDFPNPRFNAFSQVIQSKIKEPGCWTKVHSAFTYTWFVNFPFGSIYHSSKREFVDEEFRKTHSSVVINLPLDSSINYISSEQFMNTFGKIRGVSEQFSNSVLLQGGDNLSTERHKGVCILNLPA, encoded by the exons ATGCATCCAACGTGTCATCATCTGTTTTTGAGTTTATTGTTTGAAGTGTTGTTATTTCgaggaaatttcatctttg CTCTTGGCATTTTTCCAATCGATCTCGACCAAAATGACGACGATGACAATGAAAATACAACCACTAGTTCGGTCAAATCCGAAAATACTCTCGAAGATCCATCTGTATTCTTTAAATCTATAAAACCTATCGAAGATGAAGCACGTTCCAAACGTTCGTTAGACGGTCCAGATATTTATGCGAAATCCATCAGAACAGCTATAGAAGTTTCATCCCATGTGAAATGTCCCAAACCGTTGACTTTTTTCACTGCTTTAGACGAAACTGCTTTGGTCAATCAGACTACTCGATCGC TCGATGTGAGATTGATCAATCCTGTAACTGTTGCAACGATGACTGGAGGAATATTTGGTAACGATCTGTATGAATTGCATCGGTATCAGTTCTTTTGGCAGAAGTGCTCTTGCAATAC AACTCATAATTTGGATGCGAGagtttattatttcaatttaaaatacgaATCGTACGAGAAAGCATTGGATTACCCTGATGGCGTTGttataattaattttccaattgcAACCAAC CGTGATTTTCCAAATCCAAGATTCAACGCGTTTTCTCAAGTAATCCAGAGTAAAATCAAAGAACCAGGATGTTGGACCAAAGTTCATAGCGCATTTACATACACGTGGTTCGTAAATTTCCCATTTGGCAGTATTTACCATTCTTCTAAGCGGGAATTTGTAGATGAGGAATTCAGAAAAACGCACAGCTCGGTTGTTATTAATTTGCCATTGGATTCAAGTATCAATTACATCTCTAGTGAAcag ttCATGAATACATTTGGAAAGATCAGAGGTGTTTCAGAACAGTTTTCGAACAGTGTTTTGCTTCAAGGCGGTGATAATTTGTCAACTGAAAGGCATAAAGGAGTTTGCATTCTTAATTTACCAGCATAA
- the LOC135837058 gene encoding uncharacterized protein LOC135837058 yields MYLKRKILLCFLLFNIDGLFFSGENLVFAFENPLTPGLAIRTGIRTAIKASSHVLGSWRPLTVFTPLEETCLVNLTSQSLDFRMVTPKTVGTVTGGVFGKDNYEVVKASCFWNTGSCNETSMECRVYFFNLKYNSYKKALDYDDGIMVMNFPVATESEFPNPLFHGLSKLIRKKLKRPGDCSKVHSAFTYRWYLNFPLESVYTSYRADFNDEEFGKKFCAVVVNMPVNRRLNYISKEQFKSTFGKMKGISQEAVSGEFIQDAGVAKTPVERHEGICV; encoded by the exons ATGTATTTGAAGCGTAAGATTTTGTTGTGCTTCTTGTTGTTTAATATCgatggtttgtttttttctggagaaaatttagttttcg cTTTTGAAAACCCATTAACGCCAGGTCTTGCTATTCGTACTGGCATAAGGACAGCCATCAAAGCTTCATCTCATGTCCTAGGATCATGGAGACCACTGACTGTCTTCACACCTTTGGAGGAAACTTGTTTAGTTAATCTAACATCACAGTCAC TTGATTTCCGAATGGTTACTCCTAAAACTGTGGGAACTGTAACCGGAGGTGTTTTTGGCAAAGATAATTACGAAGTTGTTAAGGCTTCATGCTTTTGGAATACTGGCTCGTGTAATGA AACTAGTATGGAGTGTCGAGTATAtttcttcaacttgaaatacaATTCGTATAAAAAGGCTTTAGATTACGATGACGGAATCATGGTCATGAATTTTCCAGTTGCAACTGAA AGTGAATTTCCTAACCCTTTGTTTCACGGCTTGTCTAAATTAATCCGAAAAAAACTCAAACGACCTGGAGATTGTTCCAAGGTTCACAGCGCTTTCACCTACCGATGGTACTTGAATTTCCCTCTCGAAAGTGTTTATACTAGTTATAGAGCGGATTTCAACGAcgaagaatttggaaaaaaattttgtgctgtTGTGGTCAACATGCCTGTGAATCGGCGTTTGAATTACATTTCAAAAGAACAG ttcaaatctacgtttggaaaaatgaaaggaATTTCACAGGAAGCTGTGAGTGGTGAATTCATTCAAGATGCCGGTGTGGCTAAGACACCAGTGGAAAGGCACGAaggaatttgtgtttaa
- the LOC135837047 gene encoding uncharacterized protein LOC135837047 yields MLSNTRLRSFQFQRSYYCVKMRPTCLHLFLSLLFEVLLFRGNFIFAISIFPIDLDQNIDDDNENTTTSSVKSEDTLEDPSVFFKSIKPIEDEARSKRSLDGPDIYAKSIRTAIEVSSHVKCPKPLTFFTALDETALVNQTARSLDVRLINPVTVATMTGGIFGNNLYELHRYQFFWQKCSCNTTHNLDARVYYFNLKYESYEKALDYSDGVVIINLPIATNRDFPNPRFDPFSKVIQSKIKEPGCWTKVRSAFTYSGS; encoded by the exons atgcttTCGAATACTCGTTTGCGatcatttcagtttcaaagaTCGTACTATTGCGTGAAAATGCGTCCAACGTGTCTTCATCTGTTTTTGAGTTTGTTGTTTGAAGTGTTGTTATTTCgaggaaatttcatctttg CTATTAGCATTTTCCCAATCGATCTCGACCAAAATATCGACGATGACAATGAAAATACCACTACTAGTTCGGTCAAATCCGAAGATACTCTCGAAGATCCATCTGTATTCTTTAAATCTATAAAACCTATCGAAGATGAAGCACGTTCCAAACGTTCGTTAGACGGTCCAGATATTTATGCGAAATCCATCAGAACAGCTATAGAAGTTTCATCCCATGTGAAATGTCCCAAACCGTTGACTTTTTTCACTGCTTTAGACGAAACTGCTTTGGTCAATCAGACTGCTCGATCGC TCGATGTGAGATTGATCAATCCTGTAACTGTTGCAACGATGACTGGAGGAATATTTGGTAACAATCTGTATGAATTGCATCGGTATCAGTTCTTTTGGCAGAAGTGCTCTTGCAATAC AACTCATAATTTGGATGCGAGggtttattatttcaatttaaaatacgaATCGTACGAAAAAGCGTTGGATTACTCCGATGGCGTTGTTAtaataaatttaccaattgCAACCAAT CGTGATTTTCCAAATCCAAGATTCGACCCGTTTTCTAAAGTAATCCAGAGTAAAATCAAAGAACCAGGATGTTGGACCAAAGTTCGTAGCGCATTTACATACAGTGGTTCGTAA
- the LOC135837048 gene encoding uncharacterized protein LOC135837048 gives MYLTRKILLWFSLFNIDGLFFSRENLVFAFENPLAPGLSVRTGIKTAIKASSHVLGSWKPLTVFTPLEETILANLTSQSLDFRMVTPKTVGTVTGGVFGKDNYEVVKASCFWNTGSCNETGVECRVYFFNLKYNSYEKALDYDDGIVVMNFPVATEGDFPNPLFHGLSKLFAKKLKRPGDCSKVHSAFTYRWYLNFPLKSVYTSFKADFNDEEFGKKFCAVVVNMPVNRRLNYISKEQFKSTFGKMNGISQEAVSGEFIQDAGVAKTPVERHEGICVLNIPA, from the exons ATGTATTTGACGCGTAAGATTTTGTTGTGGTTTTCGTTGTTCAATATAGATGGCTTATTTTTTTCCAGAGAAAATTTAGTTTTCG cTTTTGAAAACCCATTAGCGCCAGGTCTTTCCGTTCGCACTGGCATAAAAACTGCTATCAAAGCTTCATCTCATGTCCTTGGATCATGGAAACCACTGACTGTCTTCACACCTTTGGAGGAAACTATTTTAGCTAATCTAACATCACAGTCAC TTGATTTCCGAATGGTTACTCCTAAAACTGTGGGAACTGTAACCGGAGGTGTTTTTGGCAAAGATAATTACGAAGTTGTTAAGGCTTCGTGCTTTTGGAATACTGGCTCATGtaatga AACTGGTGTGGAGTGTCGAGTATAtttcttcaacttgaaatacaATTCGTATGAAAAGGCTTTAGATTACGATGACGGAATTGTGGTCATGAATTTTCCAGTTGCAACTGAA GGCGATTTTCCCAACCCGTTGTTTCATGGATTGTctaaattatttgcaaaaaaactcAAACGACCTGGAGACTGTTCCAAGGTTCACAGCGCATTCACCTACCGATGGTACTTGAATTTCCCCCTCAAAAGTGTTTATACTAGTTTTAAAGCGGATTTCAACGAcgaagaatttggaaaaaaattttgtgctgtTGTGGTCAACATGCCTGTGAATCGGCGTTTGAATTACATTTCAAAAGAACAG ttcaaatctacatttggaaaaatgaatggAATTTCACAGGAAGCTGTGAGTGGTGAATTCATTCAAGATGCCGGTGTGGCTAAGACACCAGTGGAAAGGCACGAAGgaatttgtgttttaaatatCCCAGCATGA
- the LOC135837056 gene encoding uncharacterized protein LOC135837056: MYLTRKILLWFSLFNIDGLFFSRENLVFAFENPLAPGLSIRTGIKAAIKAASHVLGSWRPLTLFTPLDETSLVNLTSQSLDIRKVTPKTVGTVTGGVFGKDNYEVVKASCFWNTGSCNKTSMECHVYFFNLKYNSYEKALDYDDGIMVMNFPVATDGDFRNPLFHGLSKIIGKKLKRPGDCSKVHSAFVYRWYVNFPLKSVYTSYRADFNDEEFGKKFCAVVVNMPVNRRLNYISKEQFKSTFGKMKGISQEAVSGEFIQDAGVAKTPVERHEGICVLNIPA; encoded by the exons ATGTATTTGACGCGTAAGATTTTGTTGTGGTTTTCGTTGTTTAATATAGATGGCTTATTTTTTTCCAGAGAAAATTTAGTTTTCG cTTTTGAAAACCCATTAGCGCCAGGTCTTTCCATTCGCACTGGCATAAAAGCTGCTATCAAAGCAGCATCTCATGTCCTCGGATCATGGAGACCACTTACTCTTTTCACACCCTTGGACGAAACTTCTTTGGTCAATCTAACGTCACAGTCAC TTGATATCCGAAAAGTTACTCCTAAAACTGTGGGAACTGTAACCGGAGGTGTTTTTGGCAAAGATAATTACGAGGTTGTTAAAGCTTCGTGCTTTTGGAATACTGGTTCAtgtaataa AACTAGTATGGAGTGTCACGTATAtttcttcaacttgaaatacaATTCGTATGAAAAGGCTTTAGATTATGATGACGGAATTATGGTCATGAATTTTCCAGTTGCAACTGAT GGTGATTTTCGTAACCCGTTGTTTCATGGCTTGTCTAAAATAATTGGGAAAAAACTCAAACGACCAGGGGACTGTTCCAAGGTTCACAGCGCATTCGTCTACCGATGGTATGTGAATTTCCCCCTCAAAAGTGTTTATACTAGTTATAGAGCGGATTTCAACGAcgaagaatttggaaaaaaattttgtgctgtTGTGGTCAACATGCCTGTGAATCGGCGTTTGAATTACATTTCAAAAGAACAG ttcaaatctacgtttggaaaaatgaaaggaATTTCGCAGGAAGCTGTGAGTGGTGAATTCATTCAAGATGCCGGTGTGGCTAAGACACCAGTGGAAAGGCATGAAGgaatttgtgttttaaatatCCCAGCATGA